In a genomic window of Bacillus sp. E(2018):
- the gerPC gene encoding spore germination protein GerPC has protein sequence MNEESNYYLSKLQQMILDQNDKIRDLEDQIKALKKQVSDLSSQPQNVEYKFDQLKIEKLEGTLHIGLGSSDDSKDLIEQFNIGQNTLQMPGKMERSTIENPNYREMIQVMDGFFEKEAPVYLKSLESKMNIPLDEPYRIFILEDVQRQVPGRIKHYLTKYEPKDERGRRDIIQKTKEDIYRGIETFIVHLRDSKSTGGDESEILRNQS, from the coding sequence ATGAATGAAGAGAGCAACTATTACTTGAGCAAGCTTCAACAGATGATCCTCGATCAGAATGACAAGATAAGAGACTTAGAAGACCAGATAAAAGCTTTAAAGAAACAAGTGAGCGATCTATCGTCCCAACCTCAAAATGTAGAATATAAGTTTGATCAATTAAAGATAGAAAAACTCGAAGGTACCCTGCACATTGGACTTGGGTCTTCAGATGATAGCAAAGACTTGATCGAACAGTTCAATATTGGTCAGAATACCCTTCAGATGCCAGGAAAGATGGAGCGTAGTACGATTGAAAATCCAAACTACCGAGAGATGATTCAAGTGATGGATGGCTTTTTTGAAAAAGAAGCTCCTGTTTATTTAAAGTCACTTGAAAGTAAAATGAACATTCCTTTAGATGAACCTTATCGAATCTTCATTTTAGAAGATGTACAGCGACAAGTTCCAGGGAGAATCAAGCACTATCTCACAAAGTATGAACCGAAAGATGAGCGTGGCAGAAGGGATATCATTCAAAAAACAAAAGAGGATATCTATCGTGGTATCGAAACTTTTATTGTTCATTTACGAGATTCTAAGTCTACTGGAGGGGATGAGAGTGAAATTTTGCGTAACCAATCATGA
- a CDS encoding spore gernimation protein GerPD, which produces MRVKFCVTNHELFVGEIHIIGVGLSSVVLIGDTDCISLGSAFDTPPESLVLGTSLVPL; this is translated from the coding sequence ATGAGAGTGAAATTTTGCGTAACCAATCATGAGTTATTTGTAGGAGAGATTCATATTATAGGTGTAGGTTTATCGTCAGTCGTATTGATCGGAGATACAGATTGTATCAGTCTAGGATCTGCTTTTGACACACCTCCGGAATCTTTAGTCTTAGGTACATCACTTGTTCCACTATAG
- a CDS encoding spore germination protein GerPE has protein sequence MYRTSVVDCVILNSLANSGVLQTGDTDKINSFSAALAIQRESTKFGTFNVPYSKYKVFSQPVLVPVCPVYKIKQTYHANPYIRVGKIDILGVSSSSILHIGSVHDIKLQSRVKHVRNFLTNPNPESEEEET, from the coding sequence ATGTATCGAACATCTGTCGTTGACTGTGTCATTTTAAATTCTCTTGCGAACTCAGGTGTCCTGCAAACAGGAGATACTGACAAGATCAATAGTTTTTCTGCAGCTCTTGCTATCCAGAGAGAAAGTACAAAGTTTGGAACGTTCAATGTTCCATACAGCAAATATAAAGTTTTTTCACAGCCGGTATTAGTTCCAGTTTGTCCGGTGTATAAGATTAAACAAACGTATCATGCGAACCCATATATCAGAGTTGGGAAAATAGATATTCTTGGGGTGTCGAGTTCATCGATCCTTCATATTGGCTCAGTCCATGATATAAAACTTCAATCTCGTGTTAAGCATGTTCGTAATTTCTTAACGAATCCTAATCCGGAAAGTGAGGAGGAGGAAACATGA
- a CDS encoding spore germination protein GerPB has protein sequence MNLFVSQTIVIQQIRVDGIQNSSVLQIGSAGVIQPISQLFNTGGFTGPAPQIPDPDTAPSVPLGPPS, from the coding sequence ATGAACCTTTTTGTTAGTCAGACGATTGTTATTCAACAGATAAGAGTGGATGGCATACAAAACTCATCTGTGCTCCAAATAGGAAGCGCCGGGGTTATACAGCCGATTTCGCAATTATTTAACACAGGCGGTTTTACAGGTCCTGCCCCTCAGATTCCGGATCCGGATACTGCTCCTTCTGTTCCTTTAGGGCCGCCTTCATAA
- a CDS encoding Hsp20/alpha crystallin family protein, with translation MDTWKQMMDWKRMAEEYFGDQFFTPNQNQRSNNNQNNESPLCNIYDTPQEICCVLALPGLNRTEDVEVMVDPFKLTVQGKLSLTLDSYHLSSEEFQLGAFNREIHLPEKVLQEPVQAFYRKGLLFIRLLKDTRPGANQRKVNLNWVQE, from the coding sequence TTGGACACTTGGAAACAAATGATGGACTGGAAAAGGATGGCCGAAGAATATTTTGGTGATCAGTTCTTTACACCGAATCAAAATCAAAGATCGAATAACAATCAAAATAATGAGAGTCCTCTTTGCAACATCTATGACACACCACAGGAAATTTGCTGTGTTTTGGCACTGCCTGGTTTGAATCGAACAGAGGATGTTGAAGTGATGGTTGACCCGTTTAAGCTGACTGTACAAGGAAAGCTATCATTAACGTTAGATTCCTATCATTTAAGTTCAGAGGAATTCCAGCTAGGGGCATTTAATCGAGAGATTCATTTGCCAGAAAAGGTTCTTCAAGAGCCTGTGCAGGCTTTTTATCGAAAAGGGTTATTATTCATTCGCTTATTAAAAGATACACGACCTGGAGCGAATCAGCGAAAGGTAAACTTAAACTGGGTGCAGGAATAG